The following is a genomic window from Asterias amurensis chromosome 8, ASM3211899v1.
CAGTTAATCAATGTTACCTAAAAACTATCTGAAGGGGGTGGCTAGTATCCTGATGAACATTTCGTATTTTAAACTCCaaataataataggcctacctcatTTCATTCAAAGGCGTCAAAATATCGCACTGTTACAGCAAACTTGAACTCTTATTACAAGTATGGCCATACTGTATGTTATGATTGATACACTGTTATCTCATGAAACACCATTATCATTGTATATTATGAGTACCATATAATGAAGACGATAAGAGCACACTTATCGAAACTTCGAGTAGAAACCAACGATacatttcagaaccacccaactcatttagagatgaTCGCAAACCATTAATACCATAATGGTTTGaattatttttctgtttgataTCTTTGATATAGAATTGACAACTTGTGATGATGTTGTTTGCCATAATGATGGATACTGCGTAGCCATTCCATCGAGTGACCCCGTCAGATACCATTGCCAATGTGTGGGCAACTACTATGGAGAAGACTGCCGGCTGTATAATACAAGCGCCATCCCCGAATACTGAAAGCAGCTTATAGGCTGGTAAGTTGATTTTTTACTCTAAAAATGATGTATGCCAACACGCTACACTGGAAAATGGAAAACTACCATGCCATAAATGCTCATACCAACAGGGCATCCAGTCAATTTTGGGCTTTGGACTTTTCCACATAACAATCACAGTATTGTTTGTCGATTTTGCAACGATTCTGAAATGTCCCTCTATAAATATGTATACTCAGGACAATTGTTTACGTGGAATAAGTAGCCTCCTTTATTGCTTCCTTGGCACGTGATGAGAGGAGTTATTTAAAACTCACAATAACATTCCCAAGCACGATTCTTctttacataaaacaaaaaccccaatAGATCGAGACTGTGCAGAGCCGTATATTGTTATTTACAATACACAGCTCTGAGACTGTGTCCatcacagcgccctctgttgtcaaaCCGTACACATCCATTTCGTACTTAAGAGATGCATCAACCATGGAGCTACCTCCATGCATCAACGACCCACCACCCGCAACTCCATTAAATGGAagcattttaataaatattcaTTAGTTTCCCCCTTACGTAGGATTGCTGTACATATGTGAGTTTCAAATAAAGCAATATTATGTTATATCTTTCCCCATTACAGTAACTGTTTCCGGACGTGGTTTTGCGATGCAGCTGTGAGGTGAAGACGTGGGAGTGCTTGCAACGAAGCTACCGGGAAAGAATACTTTAATACTTTatgtaaaaaatgtataaaaactgTAGATACAAACAACGTAATCGCATGAAAATTATTGCCAAGCTTTTCTCACATCTAAGAACCACAACAAAGTAGACGTGATAGGGCGCAAATTAAAGGACCTTTAAATTGAAGGGAAAAGTAATCGAAATGATTATAGACTTGTGCAGTAAACAACAGTATTCACACTCAGATTGACTCAACGCAATGTTCTGTTTGTAGATTGTTATTATTCTTTGAGATATAGtacataatattaattttttagtATAGGTCTAACCAGTTGATTGtcttcacacacaaaaatcacGATACTCTGAAACGAAAATTAATGAAgttaagtataaaaaaaaagggaaaaaaaaaaaaggaaaaaaaaaagaagcctGATGTCACACAAAACTTTCccgaaaaactaaaaacaacgaACGATTATTATCATTTAACAAAATTTATGTTGAATGGACATTATACCTTAGgcattgacgtcatcacacCGCCATTTTAAATGTAAACGATGGTGAAATAATGGTGACGCACATGCACAGCGCGCAGGATAGGCCAATGAGTTGCTTTCTTTTGACCTTTACAGTgtgttatactgtcaacagctccccattactcgtcaccaagtaaggttttatgctaatcattattttcagtaattaccaatagtgtccactgcctttaattaattgattgaaaTATAAAGGTACCCGTGTGTACATAGATGTCACCCTAAAGGTTTATAAATGCTGATGTATCTTCATATGCCTCGTTAGATTACCGGATTGAGAAAACCTTAGCAGACACATGCTGCATTGATAGGGTTTCTCACCGCTATGTATCCTTAGATGTTTAGTCAGTGTAGAACTATCAGCAAATGCTTTTTTACAGTAAGCGCACCTATAAGGGCGCTCTCCGGAGTGTGTTCTCATATGAGTGGTCACAGATGAACTCTGAAacatacaaaatgtaaataaaaacagtttactTGAATGGAAGCTGATGTTCATTGATGTCTTTGTTTTTGTAACCAGTAATTAAGGAAAAACAGTTTAACTTTTTACAATTGTGTAAACTgggatgaaataaataaattttaattgaattgaactgtcTTAGCTTTCCtgaattttgcacaaaaaaaaagaagagtatAAAcgggtgcgttcaattagcttccctgggttgaccccgcgatgctcactcgggtgagcccttggcaagagctaatcaaacgatcacactcgccctctcgtggtgacggaatgtacctcaggtcaccccaagtgacccactccacaagcagggcactgggggctgatccgggtgagcccctggaatggcgtcaaagctattcgaacgcggcaccggggcagactggcgtcgacccagggaagcgaAACGAACGCAACCTATAAACCTACCTGTGAAAACTGGCGGTGACACACAATACATTGGAATGGTTTTTCACCGCTGTGTGTTCTCATATGAGCTGTTAGGTTTGCTGTTTGAGAGAATGCCTTGTTGCATGTTGGACATCGGTATGGCTTCTCCCCAGAATGGGTACGGAGATGGGTTTTTAGGGTACTTGGCCGGGCGTAAGATTTGCCACATATACTGCATAGATTAGTCCCAGCTGGAGAGTACACATGAAAGGGAAAGGAAAGACAGTTTATTTTCATGATTATTGTCACCATTGCTTTAGATGACTGGCCACACTATCATCTACAtaaacaggcctgtatgcttcatttttgaaagggcaagggcaccaatgaaTTTCTCATTGGATAAAGGGAACCCCTACggggaaattgtaaattcctactggagcatttcaagagcaccaaggcaattaccaggggacacggaggcaatgcTGAGATTATACCAGAATACAAACATCATTTTGGAAGAGTCTGTGAAACACACCTTTGTTGCGATAAGTTACCGGTGACTTGGTTGGTTTAGTCGGGCGCCCACTGTTTCCTTGTGGAGGAAGACTAGTTGGATTAAGTCCAGGTCCTATACTTGCTGAACCTGGACTGGTCACCACGCCCAATCCATCCGGCTTACTACCGGTACTAGCAGAAACCAACTTGCTGTAGAAATACACAGGGGCTGATGTGGGCCACCGGTAGCGCATCAAAGCATCGCTATCAGCAGTACCTATACTTGGTGGCCCAGGGGCATAGGTAGGAAAGCTTAGATTAGAACAGGGTCTAATGGCCACAGCAGTAGCTTGAGTTGGCGACCGAGGACAAGGCGCGTTAAGATCCGATGGGTAGATTGGGTGGGATTTGGGGCAGAGAATATCACCACACCCTGCACAAGGTGAAGCTGGCATCTgttcaaaaattaaaacaaataatggaaTCAATATATGGCAGATATCATGATTTCatgtttttgtcttccatttaAAATTAACACTCGTCTTCAAACCTTTTGAGTTTCAGAGCAACGCTCTTTAAGTTactgtttttcagtttttttttaaaaagggctaAACACTATCTTTTATGCCATGGAGGCTTTAGACCAAAatggaaataaattaaaattaagcAAAATTACATCGCTAGatgacagacagacaaacaattcaaaatgcaaatTAAAGATTGACTCTAAGCTCAAGTTAGGGTTTCAGAAAGTTTGCCTCCTTAGTCTAGACTGAAGATCCTAGATTTACTATATGTTACCACctcatttgttttaataaactgAATAGTGACCAGTATAACTAATAGGATGTCAAAGCTTACCGTGCAGCCACCGTTCTCTCGTCCTCTATGCATCTCATCCAAAGAGGATGACGTACCAGAAGCACATGTATAATGCTCTCTAGGTGGCGCCCCATAGCTTCCTAAACAACCAGGAGAGTTTAGCTGGTGATGGAATGTCGGGTACCCTGACTGCGTAGTGTACTGCCATTCACCAGTACATGGACTCCTATGTGAATGTGATGACACTGCAGCCTCAGTCTCGGATGAGCTGTTGTAATGTGATACCGTTGCACCAgttggcagccattttgttggACTTCTTGGAACTGTAACCATGAATACATCACCAACAGAATATTAACAAAGATTTTCGTGGATAATACATTATACCTTTCAACGAGTGACATTGCCTTATCTGCTACAAAAGGCTCACCTCAACGGGATAAGCATTTGTTAAAAATTTACTTGACTAAGAAAGTAATTGTAGAGacaagttaaaataaaataagtttttaaaaacaattgacaccagtggtaattgtcaaagacccgtcttctcacttggtgtatctcaacatgcaaaaaataacaaacctgtgaaaatttaagcttaattggtcgtcgaagttgcgagataataatgaaagaaaaaacacccttgtcacacgaagttgtgtgcgtttagatgcttgatttcgacacctcaaattctaaaactgaagtctcgaaatcaaattccttgaaaattacttctttctccagagggagctgtttctcacaatgttttatgccaccaacctctccccattacttgtcaccaacgtaaggttttatgctaataattattgtgagtaattaccaatagtgtccactgtctttaagaggcAAGGATCACGTTTCGAGGTGCCAATGACTCAACTAAAAAGAATAGTTGATATTCATCACGATGTTTCTTAACGACTTGAGCCACTTCTAGTACCCACCCGACTGTGTGAATGCAGAGCTATGTACAGAAGCAGGAGTTGGTCGATAGAGGGTCTGTGATGACGTGATGCCAGGGGGTTGAGTCAAGTTGGAACCAAGTACTGATGATGACTTACTGGTAGGCAGGTTTGAGCGAGACAATCCAAATAAATGCTGACTGGTGTTATTGAAGTATTCATTGCAGCTTGGGGTATCCTCTTTCCGAAAAGATAAATTACTGTTGACAAGATCAGAAAGAGTAGGTTATAAAACGTAACACCAAATGGTCGCACCATAATTTAGAAATACTTCAGCAAATCAAACAACATTTTCGAACAACTACAAAGCACGAACGTGTCATTATTATTGCAGGAaaacttaattttttatttaaactaattattatataggcctattaacTGTTatcttataaaaataaaaataattgatCACCTACAAAACGTACAAAACGTTATCAATAACTGCATCAGAacttaatttgttattttaactaaaaaataatataggCCTATTTTTAAACTGCTATTTAATTATTATCATccacttattatttttttttaatctagtCTATAAATTACTTTATTGTGATAAATATTGCTCTTCCTAAATTGCCAGATAGAGTAAGTGTCAAATACGTGTAAGTGTGGTACtgctttttataaatttttttattatgaatttgtttttgatgaaAGACAGGCATTTCTTGATTGATATGACTACAGTAAAGGCTGTATTTTGCAGAGTAGCTAGTACCTTATTTGTATGCGATACAATATTGTGAAAGGCTAGCAATCACAGCGTTATGCCTGGAGGCAACCCAGCATTAGAAGCGCGCCTCAATCCACTCTCCCGCCATAATCTCCAAACAATTATGTTGCCAGACGGTTATACTTCATTGTTTCCAAATCACAGCTATCAATCCTCTAAGTAAAAGCCCCGCAGGTTACAGTATGGGTTCTATTGGCCACACTATAGGAGATGTGAGAGCCCACACAATTGGAACAACTTCTTACAAGACGGTTTTGTTTAGGGATAAACAGCGAGATGCTGTCTTGAGAAAGTCTTAGGATAAAAAAACATGGACGGTAACAATGCTGTACCCTTCTTGGACCGCCAGCATGGGAATTAGCTACAGCGAGTAATGGAGCTTAACAAGCCAGTCTTTTGGCAAGTTGGAAAAACAGTCGTGCGGATGGCTTCCTTGTGAAGATAAAGGTATTGATGATAGTTGGGAAGCCAGAGAGACTGAGGGACTTAGACACTAATCACCCCATGGGTATATGTTGATATCTCACATGTTTGCTTCTACACTCAACAATGCAGAACtatctacttaaaggcagtggacactattggtaattgtcaacgactaactttcacagttggtgtatctcaacatatgcataaaataactaacctgtgaaaatttgagctcaatcggttatcgaagttttgagataataatgaaagaagaaaacacccttgtcacacgaagttgtgtgcgtttagatggttgatttcgagacctcaagttctaaatctgaggtctcgaaatcaagttcgtggaaaattacttttttctcggaaactacgtcacttcagagggagccgtttcccacattgttttatactaccaacctctccccattactcgtaatcaagaaaggttttatgatgataattgttttgagtaattaccaatagtgtccactgcctttaacttgtgaGATCTAGGATGGGATTTGTAGAAAAGGTTAAGAATGTTAACGCTCTGTGAACCATACGGACAAAATGACGTGTGACCATCAAACAAATTGGAAAGCgaaactgattttgtttttgtctctaGCCAACCAGTGTTGCTAAGAGTAGTTTGCCTTTTGTTGGAGTGACTCGATACACTCACACATATCTTTATCTCGGAACAGTGTATTGAGTTTGCAAAGTCCCATCTCAAATGCTCAGTATAGTCGACTGTAAAATATAGTAGGCTACATGGTATAAAAAGAGTGCTAGGTCTCGTGAAATGCGCACGGAAACCACGGTTTTAAATGGCGAACCAAATGAGGCACACTGTGCCCATTTTCGGCGCTTGAAAAATCACGGGTTAATTCCTATCCTGCTTCTGTCAACTTAAGGCAACCAActcagcttaaagacactggacactattggtaattgtcaaataccagtcttctcacttggtgtatctcaacatgtgcataaaataacaaacctgtggaaattcgagctgaatcggtcgtcgaagttgcgagatattaatgaaagaaaagaacaccattgtcgcaacatggtcacacaaagctgtgtgcttttagatgcttgatttcgagacctcaaattcgaaatctgaggttttgaaatcaaattcgtggaaaattctttctttttcgaaaactacgtcacttcagagggagctgtttatcacaatgttttatactatcagcctcaccccattactcgtaatcaagaaaggtttgaagataataattattttttagtaattaccaatagtgtccaatgcctttaagtttgAATAAAAGGCTGCTGAATCTACTCACTTCAAACGAACTGTCTTATAAATACTTGTCGTATAATGATTTGTAATCAGCTTAGAAAAAATAGGTCATAATTTCGGGGATGCAAAACAAGTTGTAGATAACTGATTTCAATCAATTGACTTTAAATTGATCCCTGCCCACGGTACGCCGACATTTTGTGGCAACCAATAGAAACCTATCAGATGAGCTATCGACTGATTCAATGATACGTAAAGGTGATTAGTAAAATGTCTGCAATATGAATCTAGTAATATTCATTGTAAATTGTCTCGGGAAAGATTCCAATTAGAGCATGGCCAGTCAGATTTTGAAGCATTTCTAACTTGTTCTGGTATAGATTTAGAATGACTAGATTTACTTTGTACATAACTATCTTGTCAACAAACATACTGGTTTTTAGTCTGTACTAATTaggtttcaaaaataaaattaagaaGATTTGATTTTTCGAATCTCTATTTATATTTTCACGTTTAAGCTTTCATGTTGCATATTCCTTCTTCTCTTTTTGTATATCGACCCACAATCATGTGTTATAATATTCTTCCGATTCTGTCGACATTTTTACATAAAGATTAAAATTGGTTGTTATGCTCTTACAGTATTGTCATGAATGTTTCTGAATTATAATTGGCTGCTCAGGTAATAAACAATATCTTTGCTGTACTTTGGTGTGATTGAAGTTTTAACTAACTTAGTTGTAGGCCTAACTCCATCTCAGAAAGAGAACATAACAGTAGaaattaatataataaaaaaaaagaaaaataaataaataaaaactaactaaAAACTAAACAGTCAATTTATCATTCCTCTGTCTATAGACAAGGTAAGTTTACCTTCCCCTTATAAAGATAAATCCCTAACTGAAAGCCCTTGATCACAAGTAGTAAATTGAATAAACACTTCTTGTGTTAGCGTGTCATTTGGTTCGGAAAAGAAACGATTTTCCCATCGGTAATCGATGTTCATGAAGGTCTTCTGACCAAAGTACAATTATATTTAATGCAGTA
Proteins encoded in this region:
- the LOC139941175 gene encoding uncharacterized protein, whose product is MDSCFFSSPVEQVRSGIDNVYRSWTASVDERRPALNGPVSIPVAADPDARSSTAPSFSYTSFSQPVNNLSFRKEDTPSCNEYFNNTSQHLFGLSRSNLPTSKSSSVLGSNLTQPPGITSSQTLYRPTPASVHSSAFTQSVPRSPTKWLPTGATVSHYNSSSETEAAVSSHSHRSPCTGEWQYTTQSGYPTFHHQLNSPGCLGSYGAPPREHYTCASGTSSSLDEMHRGRENGGCTMPASPCAGCGDILCPKSHPIYPSDLNAPCPRSPTQATAVAIRPCSNLSFPTYAPGPPSIGTADSDALMRYRWPTSAPVYFYSKLVSASTGSKPDGLGVVTSPGSASIGPGLNPTSLPPQGNSGRPTKPTKSPVTYRNKAGTNLCSICGKSYARPSTLKTHLRTHSGEKPYRCPTCNKAFSQTANLTAHMRTHSGEKPFQCIVCHRQFSQSSSVTTHMRTHSGERPYRCAYCKKAFADSSTLTKHLRIHSGEKPYQCSMCLLRFSQSGNLTRHMKIHQHL